A window from Pokkaliibacter sp. MBI-7 encodes these proteins:
- the apbC gene encoding iron-sulfur cluster carrier protein ApbC, translated as MSSPQDSSTQQASTQQAALVAILEALVDPLLQRPWQELAAVESVSIVAGQCQVVIGLPYPWLSVEADLRRRVEAAVAPHLQGATLTLELVSRIPETTARASVAALQGVKNVIAVASGKGGVGKSTTTVNLALAMAQLGARVGILDADIYGPSQGMMLGVPSGTRPQQINDNTMAPIDVHGVQAMSMSFLIDERQPMVWRGPMASGALQQLMTQTQWQDLDYLFVDMPPGTGDIQLTLAQKMPVAGAVVVTTPQDIALLDAQKGIEMFRKVEIPVLGVVENMSLHRCTQCGHEEHIFGEGGGERIATEYQTQLLGSLPLTLKIRQQADSGQPTVIADPDSSEAGHYRAIALKVALALIGQATPAMPVFSVSDD; from the coding sequence ATGTCTTCACCGCAGGACTCTTCAACCCAGCAGGCGTCAACCCAGCAGGCTGCGTTGGTGGCGATATTGGAAGCGCTGGTGGATCCGCTGTTGCAGCGCCCCTGGCAGGAACTGGCGGCGGTGGAGTCAGTCAGTATCGTGGCAGGCCAGTGTCAGGTGGTAATTGGGCTGCCATACCCTTGGTTGAGTGTTGAGGCGGACTTGCGTCGTAGGGTGGAAGCTGCCGTGGCTCCGCATCTGCAGGGCGCCACCCTGACGCTGGAGCTGGTCAGCCGTATCCCCGAAACCACTGCACGAGCCAGTGTGGCCGCGTTGCAGGGGGTGAAGAACGTTATCGCGGTGGCCTCAGGCAAAGGCGGTGTCGGTAAGTCCACCACCACCGTCAATCTGGCACTGGCCATGGCGCAACTCGGTGCCCGAGTCGGCATTCTGGATGCGGACATCTACGGCCCCAGTCAGGGCATGATGCTGGGCGTGCCCAGCGGCACCCGGCCTCAGCAGATCAATGACAACACCATGGCACCTATCGATGTTCACGGTGTGCAGGCCATGTCCATGAGCTTCCTGATTGATGAGCGTCAGCCCATGGTCTGGCGTGGCCCAATGGCCAGTGGTGCCCTGCAGCAGCTGATGACGCAGACGCAGTGGCAGGATCTCGACTATCTGTTTGTCGACATGCCTCCCGGCACCGGTGACATCCAGCTGACACTGGCACAGAAGATGCCGGTAGCTGGCGCGGTGGTGGTAACGACGCCGCAGGACATTGCCCTGCTGGATGCACAGAAAGGCATCGAGATGTTCCGCAAGGTGGAGATTCCGGTGCTGGGTGTGGTGGAAAACATGAGCCTGCATCGCTGCACGCAGTGCGGCCATGAGGAGCATATCTTCGGTGAAGGCGGTGGCGAGCGGATTGCCACGGAGTACCAGACCCAGCTGCTCGGTAGCCTGCCTCTGACACTCAAGATTCGCCAGCAGGCTGACAGTGGCCAGCCGACAGTCATTGCCGATCCTGACAGCAGTGAAGCCGGGCATTATCGGGCGATTGCCCTGAAAGTGGCACTGGCTCTGATTGGTCAGGCTACACCGGCCATGCCCGTGTTCAGCGTCAGTGATGACTGA
- a CDS encoding response regulator, translated as MTASRGLQPSKKKRVLLVDDDPLILSSLRRALRKKQESWEISFVQSGPVALALMEREEPFDVIVTDMRMPVMDGVGLLRRVVERFPGVARIVLTGYAESDDIAIAAELAHQSLAKPCDIDTLVEAINQACQVQEMMSNSRLREVMGGIGNLPAVPSTCQKLQAMLQDTDVTVRDVTCLIESDLGISSRLLRIVNSGFTGQTRTIDNVHDAVVRLGMRHVNDWVLVCHMMHELEQHHWQRYSFENLRRRSVAVGKFARHMALQIGLPKAVADQIMMGGLLHDLGMFLLAARMPEAYAEAFVLCERQGMSLHDAEQQVLGVSHGEVGAYLLGLWRFPAAIVEMVLRHHCDEGYNSCSIGVVLVSIADALLPPLLHDVNYALSARLNEQDLAASGLLEHFKNWQEQAAEFVDGW; from the coding sequence ATGACAGCAAGTCGGGGGCTGCAGCCGTCGAAGAAAAAGCGTGTCCTGTTGGTGGATGATGATCCGCTGATTCTCAGCAGCCTGCGCCGGGCGCTGCGCAAGAAGCAGGAGTCCTGGGAAATCAGCTTCGTGCAGAGTGGTCCGGTGGCACTGGCGTTGATGGAACGCGAGGAGCCCTTTGATGTGATCGTTACCGATATGCGGATGCCGGTAATGGATGGCGTGGGTCTGTTACGCCGGGTGGTCGAGCGCTTCCCCGGTGTCGCCCGTATTGTGCTGACCGGTTATGCCGAAAGTGATGATATCGCCATCGCTGCCGAGCTGGCGCACCAGTCTCTGGCTAAGCCCTGTGATATTGACACCCTGGTGGAGGCCATCAATCAGGCCTGTCAGGTGCAGGAGATGATGAGCAACTCACGCCTGCGCGAGGTCATGGGCGGCATCGGTAATCTGCCTGCGGTGCCCTCCACCTGCCAGAAACTGCAGGCCATGCTGCAGGATACCGATGTGACGGTACGGGATGTCACCTGTCTGATCGAGTCAGATCTGGGTATCTCCAGCCGCCTGCTGCGGATCGTTAACTCCGGGTTTACTGGCCAGACGCGCACTATCGACAACGTCCACGATGCGGTGGTGCGGCTGGGTATGCGGCATGTCAATGACTGGGTGCTGGTCTGTCACATGATGCATGAGCTGGAGCAGCATCACTGGCAGCGTTATTCCTTCGAGAATCTGCGCCGACGCTCGGTGGCGGTGGGTAAGTTTGCCCGCCATATGGCGCTGCAGATTGGCCTGCCGAAGGCCGTGGCTGATCAGATCATGATGGGCGGGCTGTTGCATGATCTGGGCATGTTCCTGCTCGCAGCACGCATGCCTGAGGCCTATGCTGAAGCCTTTGTCCTGTGTGAACGTCAGGGCATGAGCCTGCATGATGCCGAGCAACAGGTGCTGGGGGTCAGCCATGGTGAAGTCGGCGCTTACCTGCTTGGTTTGTGGCGCTTCCCGGCTGCCATTGTTGAGATGGTGCTGCGTCACCATTGTGATGAGGGATATAACAGCTGTTCTATCGGTGTGGTTCTGGTCAGCATCGCCGATGCGCTACTGCCGCCCTTGTTGCACGATGTGAACTACGCACTGTCTGCCCGGTTGAATGAGCAGGATCTGGCCGCGTCGGGTTTACTCGAACACTTCAAAAACTGGCAGGAACAGGCTGCCGAGTTTGTTGATGGCTGGTAA
- the trmA gene encoding tRNA (uridine(54)-C5)-methyltransferase TrmA produces the protein MSHSDLPLSEQASSAQAPSARSGFTQPERYEALLTEKAAELEAQFAEFAPPALEVFASEKEFFRMRAEFRVWHEEDDFYYVMFEPGDKFTRHRVDQFPVAGRLINELMPRLLAAVKQHDVLRRKLFQVDFLTTQSGQALISLLYHKALDDSWLEPARWLKQELGVELVGRSRKVKHKVDQDWVVETMTVAGRTLHYKQVENSFTQPNAGVAEKMLNWAVDASRGLSGDLLELYCGNGNFSLALADSFDRVVGTEIAKSSVQAAQYNIERNGISNVRIARMASEDFSAAMLGQGGGRRFQELNLAEYNFTTVLVDPPRAGLDDDTVELVRRYDHILYISCNPDTLHANLTALADSHGIERFALFDQFPYTHHKECGVLLSRRQSR, from the coding sequence TTGTCTCACTCTGATCTGCCCCTATCCGAACAGGCATCGTCTGCCCAGGCTCCGTCTGCACGAAGCGGCTTTACCCAGCCTGAGCGTTATGAGGCGCTGCTGACAGAAAAAGCGGCTGAGCTGGAAGCCCAGTTCGCCGAATTTGCGCCACCTGCCCTGGAGGTATTTGCCTCGGAGAAGGAGTTTTTCCGCATGCGTGCCGAGTTTCGGGTATGGCATGAGGAGGATGACTTTTACTACGTGATGTTTGAGCCTGGCGATAAGTTTACCCGTCACCGTGTGGATCAGTTTCCTGTGGCGGGTCGCCTGATCAATGAGCTGATGCCACGTTTGCTGGCTGCAGTTAAACAGCACGACGTGCTGCGGCGTAAATTGTTTCAGGTGGACTTCCTGACCACGCAGTCCGGGCAGGCGCTGATTTCCCTGCTTTATCACAAGGCACTGGATGACAGCTGGCTTGAACCTGCCCGCTGGCTCAAGCAGGAGCTGGGCGTTGAGCTGGTGGGGCGCAGCCGTAAGGTCAAACATAAGGTGGATCAGGACTGGGTGGTGGAAACCATGACCGTGGCGGGCAGGACCCTGCACTATAAACAGGTCGAAAACAGCTTCACCCAGCCCAATGCTGGTGTGGCAGAGAAAATGTTGAACTGGGCGGTGGATGCCAGCCGGGGACTGAGTGGCGATCTGCTGGAGCTTTACTGTGGCAATGGCAACTTCAGTCTGGCTCTGGCCGACAGTTTTGACCGGGTGGTTGGTACCGAAATCGCCAAGAGTTCAGTTCAGGCTGCACAGTACAATATCGAGCGCAACGGTATCAGCAATGTACGCATTGCCCGTATGGCCAGTGAAGACTTCAGTGCAGCGATGCTGGGGCAGGGAGGCGGCCGCCGCTTCCAGGAGCTCAATCTGGCGGAATATAACTTCACCACCGTGCTGGTGGATCCGCCCCGTGCCGGGCTGGATGACGACACGGTGGAGCTGGTGCGTCGCTACGACCACATTCTCTATATTTCCTGTAACCCCGATACCCTGCATGCCAATCTGACTGCCCTGGCAGACAGCCACGGCATTGAGCGCTTTGCACTGTTTGATCAGTTCCCTTACACCCATCACAAAGAGTGTGGTGTGTTGCTGAGTCGGCGCCAGTCACGGTAG
- a CDS encoding MFS transporter: MTISSDMSADPSVLTASPQATQTRKSSASNVVAIVLGNGLEMYDFTVYSFFAAIIGKLYFPVSSSLGALLLSLATFGVGFFMRPLGAVLIGNYADKRGRKAALTLTILLMTIGTALIAFTPTYHQIGIAATLLLVMGRLLQGLSAGGEIGASSAMLMESGLAHRRCFLVSWQTASQGAAALCGALIGVGLSTAFTPAELESGWWRLPFILGLLIAPVGMYIRRQLDETHVVTAEHEHKVSLRDVLRQHYRTLLLGILLMVASTSSMYLEVFYMPTYLIRNLHFPSSTAFAVASLAGAILFLVPPFVGKYCDTLKSRKTLPVCAMVLSLLVTYPAFLLLQQSTELLQAMLIIGGLILIMTAVASTIFVLMMEAFEPFSRATGISIMYAFGVTIFGGFAPFFVTALMAWTGSALVPAWYLMAATFISLIAMLLFPERRLP; this comes from the coding sequence GTGACCATCAGTTCTGACATGAGTGCAGATCCCTCTGTACTGACGGCGTCGCCCCAGGCCACGCAGACTCGTAAATCATCCGCCTCCAATGTGGTGGCAATCGTGCTGGGTAATGGCCTTGAGATGTATGATTTCACGGTCTACAGCTTCTTTGCTGCCATTATCGGCAAGCTCTATTTCCCTGTTTCCTCATCTCTGGGTGCATTATTGCTGTCGCTGGCGACCTTTGGTGTCGGCTTCTTCATGCGTCCTCTCGGTGCAGTGCTGATTGGTAACTACGCCGATAAACGTGGCCGCAAAGCGGCGCTGACCCTGACCATCCTGCTGATGACCATCGGTACGGCGCTGATCGCCTTTACCCCGACCTATCACCAGATCGGTATTGCCGCCACCCTTTTACTGGTGATGGGACGACTGTTGCAGGGGTTATCTGCCGGTGGCGAAATCGGTGCTTCCTCCGCCATGCTGATGGAGAGTGGTCTGGCTCATCGCCGCTGCTTTCTGGTGAGCTGGCAAACCGCCAGCCAGGGCGCCGCCGCACTGTGTGGCGCTCTGATCGGCGTTGGCCTGTCCACTGCGTTCACTCCTGCTGAGCTGGAGTCAGGCTGGTGGCGACTGCCCTTTATCCTCGGGCTGTTGATTGCTCCGGTGGGCATGTACATTCGCCGTCAGCTCGACGAAACCCATGTGGTGACTGCAGAGCATGAGCACAAAGTCAGCCTGCGGGACGTGCTGCGACAACATTACCGGACACTGCTGCTGGGCATTCTGCTGATGGTAGCAAGCACCTCTTCCATGTATCTGGAGGTGTTCTACATGCCGACCTATCTGATTCGTAATCTGCACTTCCCCAGCTCTACCGCGTTTGCGGTGGCGAGTCTGGCAGGAGCCATTCTGTTTCTGGTGCCGCCTTTCGTTGGCAAATACTGCGACACCCTGAAAAGCCGCAAAACCCTGCCGGTCTGTGCCATGGTGCTGTCCCTGCTGGTGACCTATCCCGCGTTCCTGCTGTTGCAACAGTCCACAGAGTTGCTGCAGGCCATGCTGATTATTGGCGGCCTGATCCTGATCATGACCGCTGTCGCCAGTACCATCTTTGTACTGATGATGGAGGCTTTCGAGCCGTTCTCCCGTGCCACCGGCATTTCCATCATGTATGCCTTTGGCGTGACCATCTTTGGTGGTTTCGCCCCCTTCTTTGTTACCGCGCTGATGGCATGGACCGGCAGTGCACTGGTCCCGGCCTGGTACCTGATGGCGGCTACCTTTATCAGCCTGATTGCCATGCTGCTGTTCCCTGAGCGCCGGTTGCCCTGA
- the ltrA gene encoding group II intron reverse transcriptase/maturase, with amino-acid sequence MKELTRESVMSAPTGGPLVWHEVDWQRVQRNVRGMQIRIAKACKEGKWRRVKALQRLLTRSRSARLLAVRRVTENQGKRTAGVDRVLWDTPESKQLAAETLKRRGYRPLPLRRVYIPKSNGKERPLGIPTMYDRAMQALYLLALAPVAETRGDPNSYGFRIERSTADAMGQLFVCLAKKASAQWVLEADIKGCFDHINHDWLVQHVPTDRQVLTKWLKAGVVHKGQLQSTEAGTPQGGIISPTLANMALDGLERELQQYLGRTKSGRFKVNVVRYADDFVITGASKEVLENDIRPWVETFLHTRGLQLSGEKTHVVHIDHGFDFLGWNFRKYGGKLLIKPSKKNVQAFYRKVKEIIDANKTAKQENLIRLLNPVLKGWALYHQPVVAKATFSRLDDLIFQAVRKWAKRRHPNKNALWVMEKYFQPIGERSRVFAATVKNEWGDKSVVALYALASTPIERHRKIAGDYNPFDPDMEATGEALRMSRMLNKLKYRKQVASLYTQQKGRCALCKEPVTKETGWHDHHIVYRSQGGDDTLRNRVLLHPVCHAQLHSRGLTVNKPAH; translated from the coding sequence ATGAAAGAACTGACGCGCGAAAGCGTGATGTCTGCGCCTACCGGCGGACCGTTGGTGTGGCACGAGGTCGATTGGCAACGTGTGCAACGGAACGTCAGAGGAATGCAGATTCGTATTGCGAAGGCTTGTAAGGAAGGCAAATGGCGGAGGGTGAAAGCCCTGCAACGGCTGCTGACCCGCTCACGTTCAGCCAGATTACTGGCGGTGCGGCGAGTGACTGAGAACCAGGGTAAGCGCACGGCGGGAGTCGACCGCGTACTCTGGGATACGCCCGAAAGTAAACAACTGGCGGCGGAAACGTTGAAACGCCGGGGGTATCGCCCTCTGCCTCTGCGCAGGGTGTATATCCCCAAGAGTAATGGGAAGGAACGTCCTCTGGGCATCCCCACCATGTATGACCGGGCCATGCAGGCGTTATACCTGCTGGCATTGGCTCCTGTCGCGGAAACACGGGGCGATCCCAACAGCTACGGCTTCAGGATCGAACGGTCAACTGCGGACGCCATGGGTCAGCTCTTTGTGTGCCTCGCCAAAAAGGCGTCAGCCCAATGGGTGTTAGAGGCAGACATTAAAGGCTGTTTTGACCATATCAATCACGACTGGCTGGTCCAGCATGTCCCTACGGACAGGCAGGTACTGACCAAGTGGTTGAAAGCGGGGGTGGTCCACAAGGGCCAGCTCCAGTCGACAGAGGCAGGAACGCCACAAGGGGGAATTATTTCTCCGACCTTGGCTAATATGGCGTTGGACGGTTTGGAACGCGAACTCCAGCAATACTTGGGACGGACCAAATCGGGACGATTCAAGGTTAATGTTGTGCGGTATGCGGATGATTTTGTCATCACAGGCGCCTCGAAAGAGGTACTGGAGAACGACATCCGGCCTTGGGTAGAAACATTCCTGCATACGCGGGGATTGCAACTATCCGGGGAAAAGACACATGTCGTCCACATTGACCATGGCTTTGATTTTCTGGGATGGAATTTCCGCAAATACGGCGGCAAGCTCCTGATCAAACCAAGCAAGAAAAACGTGCAAGCGTTCTATCGCAAGGTCAAGGAAATCATCGACGCCAATAAAACTGCTAAGCAGGAGAATCTGATTCGCCTGCTGAACCCGGTGCTGAAAGGATGGGCTTTGTACCATCAGCCGGTGGTAGCCAAGGCAACGTTCAGCCGTTTAGACGACCTGATTTTTCAGGCGGTACGAAAATGGGCCAAGCGTCGGCACCCGAACAAGAATGCCTTATGGGTCATGGAGAAATACTTCCAGCCCATCGGGGAGCGTTCAAGGGTGTTTGCCGCCACGGTAAAGAATGAGTGGGGCGACAAGTCGGTGGTGGCGCTGTATGCGCTGGCCAGTACACCGATAGAACGACACAGAAAGATCGCAGGGGACTACAATCCCTTCGATCCCGACATGGAAGCCACAGGTGAGGCGCTGCGAATGAGTCGGATGCTGAATAAGCTGAAGTATCGTAAGCAGGTTGCCAGTCTGTACACCCAGCAGAAAGGTCGCTGTGCGTTATGCAAGGAACCGGTTACCAAAGAAACAGGATGGCATGACCATCATATCGTTTACCGCTCACAAGGGGGTGACGACACACTGAGGAATCGGGTACTCTTGCACCCCGTTTGTCACGCTCAGCTCCACAGCCGTGGTCTGACAGTAAACAAACCGGCCCATTAA
- the dcd gene encoding dCTP deaminase: MAIKSDKWIRRMAESHQMISPFEYGQVRHTDGGKVISYGTSSYGYDVRCANEFKIFTNINSSIVDPKNFDDKSFVDVVSDVCIIPPNSFALARTVEYFRIPRSILTVCLGKSTYARCGIIVNVTPLEPEWEGHVTLEFSNTTPLPAKIYANEGVAQMLFFESDEVCDVSYSDRNGKYQGQTGVVVPRT; encoded by the coding sequence ATGGCTATCAAATCAGACAAGTGGATTCGCCGTATGGCTGAATCGCATCAGATGATCTCTCCCTTCGAATATGGCCAGGTGCGCCATACCGATGGCGGTAAAGTGATCTCCTATGGCACTTCCAGCTACGGCTACGATGTGCGCTGTGCCAATGAATTCAAGATTTTTACCAACATCAACTCATCCATCGTTGACCCCAAGAACTTCGATGACAAGAGCTTTGTCGATGTGGTGTCGGATGTGTGCATTATCCCGCCGAACTCCTTTGCTCTGGCGCGTACGGTGGAGTACTTCCGCATTCCCCGCAGTATCCTGACCGTGTGTCTGGGGAAAAGCACGTATGCCCGCTGCGGCATTATCGTCAACGTCACTCCTCTGGAACCTGAGTGGGAAGGGCACGTGACGCTAGAGTTCTCCAACACCACGCCGCTGCCTGCCAAGATTTACGCCAATGAAGGCGTGGCACAGATGCTGTTCTTTGAATCCGATGAAGTCTGCGACGTCAGTTATTCTGACCGTAATGGTAAATATCAGGGACAGACGGGCGTCGTCGTTCCTCGCACCTGA
- a CDS encoding GNAT family N-acetyltransferase, translated as MQTDRLALREVQVDDAGFILALINDPDWIRFIGNKGIHSEQLARDYIRQGPQQMYLRHGFGLWLVSDRLSRTPMGMCGLIKRDSLEDVDLGFAFMPAFRGQGIAEEAAWACMTFARQQLGMQRLVAITTPDNIASGRLLERLGFVLEGMQPGENGQPLKLFAISL; from the coding sequence ATGCAGACTGACCGTCTGGCACTGCGAGAAGTGCAGGTCGATGACGCCGGATTTATTCTGGCGCTGATCAATGATCCTGACTGGATCCGCTTTATCGGTAACAAGGGCATCCATAGTGAACAGCTGGCGCGTGACTATATTCGTCAGGGGCCGCAGCAGATGTATTTGCGCCATGGTTTTGGCCTGTGGCTGGTCAGTGACCGGCTTAGCCGGACACCCATGGGCATGTGTGGTCTGATCAAGCGCGACAGCCTTGAGGATGTCGATCTGGGATTTGCCTTTATGCCGGCCTTTCGCGGTCAGGGTATTGCTGAGGAAGCGGCGTGGGCCTGTATGACCTTTGCCCGGCAGCAGCTGGGTATGCAGCGACTGGTCGCCATCACGACCCCGGACAATATTGCCTCGGGGCGTTTACTGGAGCGTCTGGGCTTTGTACTGGAGGGGATGCAGCCGGGTGAAAACGGCCAGCCGCTGAAGCTGTTTGCGATTTCACTGTAA
- a CDS encoding LysR family transcriptional regulator, translating into MKIQQLKAFLTITEVGSLQEASRRLHLTQPALSKSIKELESELGISLFIRGARGITITEYGQRLLGHARLIVETEKRARQDIEDMKGMMVSEVVLGVTPITSVLRPLADGIVAFRQQHPGVTLRVLEMRPYQLLEHLREGRVDFAITSQVPAVGHALEWIPICRIPNLVAVRRGHPLQGVKSLRVLQQGDWISLDPLSDQTTYFHQMFSMNGLPLPLKVQECSSMTLARTLVNTTDVIALYTKEAFDSPDLRNDISAVPIIEPVPDSVISLVTPKRDLLTLSATQLFEMIQSKLQLRYPHFT; encoded by the coding sequence ATGAAAATCCAGCAACTGAAAGCCTTTCTGACCATTACCGAGGTGGGGAGCCTGCAAGAAGCTTCCCGCCGTCTTCACCTGACCCAGCCAGCCCTCAGCAAGTCCATCAAGGAGCTGGAAAGTGAGCTGGGCATCAGCCTGTTTATCCGTGGTGCACGTGGAATCACCATTACTGAATACGGTCAGCGTCTGCTGGGCCATGCCCGCCTGATCGTCGAGACGGAAAAGCGCGCACGTCAGGATATTGAAGACATGAAGGGCATGATGGTCAGTGAGGTGGTGCTGGGGGTAACTCCCATCACCTCGGTGCTGCGCCCTCTGGCCGATGGCATCGTGGCGTTTCGCCAGCAGCATCCCGGTGTGACTTTGCGGGTGCTGGAAATGCGCCCCTATCAGTTACTGGAACATTTGCGCGAAGGCCGGGTCGATTTCGCCATTACCTCTCAGGTGCCGGCGGTGGGCCATGCGCTGGAGTGGATACCCATCTGCCGCATTCCCAATCTGGTCGCCGTTCGTCGTGGCCATCCGTTACAGGGCGTCAAATCGTTGCGCGTGCTGCAACAGGGCGACTGGATCAGCCTTGATCCCCTGAGTGATCAAACCACCTACTTCCACCAGATGTTCAGCATGAATGGTCTGCCATTGCCGCTGAAGGTGCAGGAATGCTCGTCAATGACGCTGGCACGTACCCTGGTTAACACGACGGATGTGATCGCACTCTATACCAAAGAGGCCTTCGACAGTCCTGATCTCAGGAATGACATCAGCGCAGTGCCGATCATTGAGCCGGTGCCGGACAGTGTTATCTCGCTGGTCACTCCCAAGCGCGACCTGCTGACCCTTAGTGCCACCCAGCTATTCGAGATGATCCAGTCTAAACTGCAGTTGCGTTATCCCCATTTCACCTGA
- a CDS encoding M20 family metallopeptidase, with protein sequence MTRLINDPAFLRQCEDFVSIRQDIHSYPELGADVPRTSQLVADLLKEWGYEVHTGIGGLGVVGVLRQGNGSKRLGIRADMDALPILEKTDVPYRSKCDGHMHACGHDGHTAILLAAAHYLARHRGFDGTLNLIFQPDEEGLSGAKAMIEDGLFSRFPCDAVYALHNMPGIAEGVAAVQTGIMTSSSDRVTITFRGKGGHGALPHRAIDPTVAMAATIMALQTVVSRNLSPMESGVVSIGTVRAGTTSNVIPETAEMVLSVRAMAVDTRQTLERRIRAIVEGQAAAFGIEADIRYDHMVPAMLNTEEETAILRQAVAAALGEERLAREHLPAYGSEDFAWMIEEVPGSYFMLGNGLEGAVGCSVHNPHYDFNDQLVPAGAACWIELARTFLV encoded by the coding sequence ATGACTCGTCTTATCAATGACCCGGCCTTCTTGCGTCAGTGCGAAGACTTTGTCTCCATCCGTCAGGATATTCACAGCTACCCTGAGCTGGGTGCCGATGTGCCCCGTACTTCACAGTTAGTCGCCGACCTGCTGAAGGAGTGGGGCTACGAGGTACATACGGGGATTGGCGGGCTGGGAGTGGTCGGAGTGCTACGCCAGGGTAACGGCAGCAAACGCCTCGGCATTCGTGCCGACATGGATGCCCTGCCTATTCTGGAAAAGACCGACGTCCCCTATCGCAGCAAATGTGATGGTCATATGCATGCCTGTGGCCATGACGGACACACGGCCATTCTGCTGGCCGCAGCCCATTATCTTGCCCGTCACCGTGGCTTTGATGGCACGCTCAACCTGATCTTTCAGCCTGATGAAGAAGGGCTGAGTGGCGCCAAAGCGATGATTGAGGATGGTCTGTTTAGCCGTTTCCCCTGTGATGCGGTGTACGCATTACACAATATGCCCGGCATTGCTGAAGGGGTGGCTGCTGTGCAGACCGGCATCATGACCAGCTCTTCTGACCGCGTCACCATTACTTTCCGTGGTAAGGGCGGGCACGGTGCACTGCCTCATCGTGCGATTGACCCCACCGTCGCCATGGCCGCCACCATCATGGCGCTGCAGACGGTAGTGTCACGTAACCTGTCGCCGATGGAGTCGGGCGTGGTCAGTATCGGCACGGTCAGGGCGGGTACGACCTCCAATGTCATTCCGGAGACGGCTGAAATGGTATTGAGTGTCCGGGCGATGGCCGTGGATACCCGTCAGACGCTGGAACGGCGTATTCGCGCCATCGTGGAGGGGCAGGCCGCGGCCTTCGGTATCGAAGCAGACATTCGCTATGACCACATGGTGCCAGCGATGCTCAACACCGAGGAGGAGACGGCGATCTTGCGTCAGGCAGTGGCTGCGGCACTGGGAGAGGAGCGGCTGGCCAGGGAGCATCTGCCAGCCTATGGCAGCGAAGACTTTGCCTGGATGATCGAAGAAGTACCTGGCAGTTACTTCATGCTGGGCAATGGTCTGGAGGGGGCAGTGGGTTGCTCAGTGCATAACCCGCACTATGACTTCAATGATCAGCTGGTGCCTGCAGGCGCAGCGTGCTGGATTGAGCTGGCGCGTACTTTTCTTGTCTAA